Proteins co-encoded in one Nothobranchius furzeri strain GRZ-AD chromosome 4, NfurGRZ-RIMD1, whole genome shotgun sequence genomic window:
- the LOC107373411 gene encoding zinc finger protein OZF isoform X1 has protein sequence MDTDVQQMVQVKEDPEEQSAGVDQQDPEHLHIKEEKEKLWTSLKGEHLHLKEEPDSARFKFSAVSIKSEDDEEKRLLSQLHQQQIEDRDVPTSSPSDQMTVETCGVSGTSRNPDLNPLEQTSDSSETEVSGDDDMNLDSGMSDSGSETGDEGHDRNENRSSESDVKIVNISFNCLECGERFHDKQSLQNHVRVTSHSAIRSSSFLVKKKSVRLKQPVDSYRKVQKELKSFSCGDCGKIFRRKSSLNDHMRVHSGHKPFVCELCGKRFTRKSTLNDHIRVHTGHKPFVCEHCGQGFKHKSTLNDHMRVHTGHKPFVCEHCGKRCQQKSTLNSHMRIHTGQTQFVCELCGKRFTRKSGLNDHLRVHTGQKPFVCEFCRKRFAQKSTLNDHMRIHTGQKPSVCELCGKRFTRKSGLNNHMRVHTGHKLFACELCGKRFTHKSTLNKHLSVHTG, from the coding sequence ATGTTCAACAGATGGTGCAGGTTAAAGAagatcctgaagaacagagtgctggtgtggaccagcaggacccagaacacctccacataaaggaggaaaaggagaagctctggaccagtcttaagggagagcatctccatttgaaGGAGGAGCCTGATTCTGCCAGGTTTAAATTCagtgctgtttctataaagagtgaggatgatgaagagaaacgtctgttatcacagcttcatcagcagcaaatagaagacagagatgttccaaccagcagcccaTCTGACCAGATGACAGTAGAAACTTGTGGAGTatcaggaactagcaggaacccagatctgaaccctcttgaacaaacatctgattcttcagagactgaagttagtggagatgatgatatgaatctagactctgggatgtcagactctgggtctgaaacggGAGACGAAGGCCATGACCGCAATGAgaacaggtcttctgagtcagatgttaaGATTGTCAACATATCCTTTAACTGTCTTGAGTGTGGTGAACGATTTCATGACAAGCAGTCTCTCCAGAATCATGTGAGAGTAACCAGTCATTCAGCAATAAGGTCTTCCAGCTTTTTGGTTAAAAAGAAATCGGTTAGACTTAAGCAACCTGTAGACTCATATAGGAAAGTCCAGAaagaactaaaatcatttagttgtggtgACTGTGGAAAAATATTTAGGAGAAAATCAAGtttaaacgatcacatgagagtccactcaggacataaaccttttgtctgtgagctctgtggaaaaagatttacccgAAAGTCGACTTTAAACGATCACATCAGAGTCCACACAGGGcataaaccttttgtctgtgagcactgtggacaaGGATTTAAACATAAGTCAACtttaaacgatcacatgagagtccacacagggcataaaccttttgtctgtgagcactGTGGAAAAAGATGTCAacaaaagtcaactttaaacagtcacatgagaatccacacaggacagacacagtttgtttgtgagctctgtggaaaaagatttacccgTAAGTCAGGTTTAAACGATCacttgagagtccacacaggacagaaaccttttgtctgtgagttCTGTAGAAAAAGATTTGCCCAAAAGTCAACATTAAACGATCACATGAGAATCCAtactggacagaaaccttctgtttgtgagctctgtggaaaaagatttacccgTAAGTCAggtttaaacaatcacatgagagtccacacaggacataaactttttgcctgtgagctctgtggaaaaagatttacccataagtcaactttaaacaagcacttgagtgtccacacaggatag
- the LOC107373411 gene encoding uncharacterized protein isoform X2: MDTDVQQMVQVKEDPEEQSAGVDQQDPEHLHIKEEKEKLWTSLKGEHLHLKEEPDSARFKFSAVSIKSEDDEEKRLLSQLHQQQIEDRDVPTSSPSDQMTVETCGVSGTSRNPDLNPLEQTSDSSETEVSGDDDMNLDSGMSDSGSETGDEGHDRNENRSACTVLHICLCAGEVVGLEDEREEDVCGGGQWCSVLQEVPADHHYC, encoded by the exons ATGTTCAACAGATGGTGCAGGTTAAAGAagatcctgaagaacagagtgctggtgtggaccagcaggacccagaacacctccacataaaggaggaaaaggagaagctctggaccagtcttaagggagagcatctccatttgaaGGAGGAGCCTGATTCTGCCAGGTTTAAATTCagtgctgtttctataaagagtgaggatgatgaagagaaacgtctgttatcacagcttcatcagcagcaaatagaagacagagatgttccaaccagcagcccaTCTGACCAGATGACAGTAGAAACTTGTGGAGTatcaggaactagcaggaacccagatctgaaccctcttgaacaaacatctgattcttcagagactgaagttagtggagatgatgatatgaatctagactctgggatgtcagactctgggtctgaaacggGAGACGAAGGCCATGACCGCAATGAgaacag gtcagcatgcactgtgctgcacatctgcctctgtgctggtgaagttgtgggtctggaggatgagcgtgaggaagatgtgtgtggaggaggtcagtggtgctctgtcctgcaggaggtaccagcagaccaccactactgttaa